One Streptomonospora salina genomic window, CGATCGGGGGCCGACCGCCCTCGGAAGCAGTCGACCGGCGCCAGATCGGCCTCGTTCCGCAGCGGCCGGCCCTGCTGCCGTGGAAGACCGCTCTGCAGAACACATGTGTACTGCGCGACGTCGCCACCGGAAAGGGCCGCAGCGCCGAGTCCCTCCGGGCGGCCGAGAACGCGCTCGCCTTGGTCGGCCTACAGGACGCGGCCGACAAGCTGCCTCATCAACTCTCAGGCGGTATGGCCCAGCGGGTCTCTATCGCCCGCGCGCTGGCCATGGACCCCGAGATCCTGCTGATGGACGAGCCCTTCGGTGCCCTCGATGCCATCACCCGCGACGAGATGAACGAGAAGCTCGCCGAAATCTGGGCCCAGACGGGAAAGACCATCGTCTTCGTTACCCACGCGATCGGCGAAGCGGTCTTCCTTTCCGACACGGTGCACGTCATGGGCGCCGATCCCGGGCGGCTCGTGAAGACGCTCGATATCGCCCTCCCCCGCCCGCGCGACCGCGACGTGTTCGACGACCCGGTGTTCACCGACTACACCTCCCGGCTGCGCGACCTGCTCGAACCGAAAGCGACGGTGTGACCATGGCGACCGCAGCACCCAGCGTTCCCGCCCGCGGCCGTAGCCGACCGGGCCCGACCGCCCCCGGTCGGCTACGGCAGTGGTACTCCCGTACCTGGCCCAGCGCCCTCCTGCTCCTGGCCGTGCTCGCGGTGTGGGAACTGGCGGTAGCCCTTTTCGGGGTCTCGGAGTTCGTCGTCGCCCCGCCGAGCGCCTTCGCCGCCGAGACCTGGAACTCCCGCGAGTTGCTGCTCGCAGCCGCCTGGATCACCACCCAGGAGATCCTCTACGGATTCCTGATCAGCATCGCAGTAGGTGTAGGCCTGGCCGTGGTGATCGCGCGGTTCAGC contains:
- a CDS encoding ABC transporter ATP-binding protein, giving the protein MESRFISAHGIGMRFGGTSTAQPVLEALDLTVAPGAFVTLLGPSGCGKSTLLKILGGLLEPTDGEISIGGRPPSEAVDRRQIGLVPQRPALLPWKTALQNTCVLRDVATGKGRSAESLRAAENALALVGLQDAADKLPHQLSGGMAQRVSIARALAMDPEILLMDEPFGALDAITRDEMNEKLAEIWAQTGKTIVFVTHAIGEAVFLSDTVHVMGADPGRLVKTLDIALPRPRDRDVFDDPVFTDYTSRLRDLLEPKATV